The following are encoded in a window of Lactobacillus acidophilus genomic DNA:
- a CDS encoding Rep family protein: MKEKGKKIVRARQFTYVQDTDHLKVEPKQFQDFLSKSGAVEWAYILHDKDADQNNKIRDHYHVVLKYANPQTISKIANIFKDKEQYVQIWNGRIDNAYSYLIHETSDAQNKYRYSPKEVVASFNFEKRIEKIRTSIKRKSSFKNDIEEKLKDYAENIISLYELRKSIGDYAFTTPSIQRHIKEIKKLHDEDNHQKWLRSFDGKKMKVIWLYGEGGTGKTRCARAMTKDDDVVVLGSSNDYFQAYDGQRVIIINDLRPSDFKFGDLLKLLDPYEHSKEAPRRYRNVKLNLEKIIITTPYSPISFYNHCYIEDKKIDKIEQLTRRITQTIEVTNEFTKKFLKEHERDEKSDS, encoded by the coding sequence ATGAAAGAAAAAGGTAAAAAGATAGTTAGAGCTAGACAATTCACGTATGTTCAAGATACAGATCATTTGAAAGTTGAACCTAAACAATTTCAAGATTTTTTAAGTAAATCTGGTGCTGTAGAATGGGCATATATTTTACATGATAAAGATGCTGATCAAAACAACAAGATTAGAGATCATTATCATGTAGTTCTCAAGTATGCCAATCCGCAGACAATTTCTAAGATTGCAAATATTTTCAAAGATAAGGAACAATACGTGCAGATTTGGAATGGTCGGATAGATAATGCATACAGCTACTTAATTCATGAAACTTCTGATGCGCAAAACAAATATCGATATTCACCTAAAGAGGTTGTAGCTTCTTTTAATTTTGAAAAAAGAATTGAAAAGATACGAACTTCTATAAAACGCAAGTCAAGCTTTAAAAATGATATTGAAGAAAAGCTGAAAGATTATGCTGAAAATATTATTAGTTTATATGAGCTCAGAAAAAGTATTGGTGATTATGCTTTTACTACACCAAGCATTCAACGGCATATCAAAGAAATAAAGAAACTGCATGATGAAGACAACCATCAGAAATGGCTTAGATCGTTTGATGGTAAGAAAATGAAAGTGATTTGGCTTTATGGTGAAGGCGGGACAGGTAAAACTAGGTGTGCCAGGGCAATGACTAAAGATGATGATGTCGTTGTATTGGGTTCATCAAATGATTATTTTCAAGCTTATGACGGTCAACGGGTAATTATTATTAATGATTTACGGCCGTCAGATTTTAAATTTGGTGATTTGCTAAAACTATTGGATCCATATGAGCATAGTAAAGAAGCACCAAGAAGGTATAGAAATGTCAAATTGAATTTAGAAAAGATAATTATTACAACACCATATTCACCAATATCTTTTTACAATCATTGTTATATAGAAGATAAGAAGATTGATAAGATTGAACAATTAACTAGAAGAATTACCCAAACTATTGAAGTTACAAATGAGTTCACCAAAAAATTCTTAAAGGAGCACGAAAGAGATGAAAAATCAGATTCTTAA
- a CDS encoding cell division protein FtsK has translation MIGQNTSLCDYIARVVDARLSFIYSDQSSISNSYTFLEEINGNGLLFILRYPSGMQLDASTYFQLYDIIAPAISSVKTMIRPLTFQLVQIDDEPLEMSQGFFFPWRDGRARRLIGNIDDVIYGYDLQKEIPIMEGMTASRKVSSYLITGNTGSGKTEAFKYFTQVFAKTMNKSRTQNAKVIIFDSKKGAGSRWAKRNDPDIELIVPNKNDRPEDFIPKINNKLSEIINIMNQRQDALFNSSSKITTDANELDVPPIWIMFEEFEGVTLGLSSRSSQIQDLYRLLTQIALMGRESLVGLCITSQIARNDVIPIPIRNQMMVKILLGVINSSSTSYLFGDLSDSLPLPMGSVGTGIISIDDGLHYGIEPVEMPTIYE, from the coding sequence ATGATTGGACAAAATACCTCACTTTGTGATTATATTGCTCGCGTTGTAGATGCGAGACTTTCTTTCATTTACTCTGATCAAAGCAGCATAAGTAACTCATATACTTTTTTAGAAGAGATAAATGGAAATGGATTACTTTTCATTTTGCGGTATCCATCAGGAATGCAATTAGATGCGTCAACATACTTTCAACTCTACGACATAATTGCTCCTGCAATTTCTAGTGTAAAAACAATGATCAGACCTTTAACTTTTCAATTAGTTCAGATTGATGATGAACCGCTAGAAATGAGTCAAGGTTTTTTCTTTCCGTGGAGAGATGGCCGAGCAAGAAGATTGATTGGAAACATTGATGATGTAATTTATGGGTATGATCTTCAAAAAGAAATACCAATAATGGAGGGAATGACTGCTTCAAGAAAAGTCTCTAGTTATCTAATAACTGGAAATACAGGAAGTGGAAAAACTGAAGCATTCAAATACTTTACTCAAGTTTTTGCTAAAACCATGAATAAGAGTAGAACTCAAAATGCAAAAGTAATTATCTTTGATAGTAAAAAAGGTGCAGGTTCAAGGTGGGCTAAAAGGAATGATCCTGATATTGAATTAATTGTTCCTAATAAAAATGATCGTCCCGAAGATTTCATTCCCAAGATCAATAATAAGCTTTCAGAAATAATTAACATTATGAATCAAAGACAGGATGCTCTATTCAATAGTTCTAGTAAGATTACTACGGATGCTAATGAATTAGATGTTCCGCCTATTTGGATAATGTTTGAGGAGTTTGAGGGAGTTACGCTAGGACTTAGTTCACGTTCTTCACAGATTCAAGACTTATACCGTTTGTTAACTCAAATTGCCCTTATGGGGCGTGAAAGTTTAGTTGGATTGTGTATTACTTCGCAAATAGCACGAAACGATGTAATTCCCATCCCGATTCGTAACCAAATGATGGTGAAGATTTTACTAGGGGTTATTAACTCAAGTTCAACATCTTACTTATTTGGAGATTTATCAGATTCTTTACCACTACCAATGGGTTCAGTTGGGACAGGAATTATTTCTATTGATGATGGTTTGCATTATGGTATTGAACCTGTTGAGATGCCAACTATATATGAATAA
- a CDS encoding N-6 DNA methylase: MPEKIIKSADRVKDIGEVFTPKKIVDFMLDQPEIQEKVNSLTATFLEPSAGEGAFLVELLKRKLSFVTEQSKDMKKMQINFLRALSTLYGIELMQDNVEMLVINMVNTFRDVYFNTFSHEDQDQKVLKSANVIISANMAQGNALTRKTNTGEPIIFSEWKPLPKGKVQRTEYTFDSIVEGGNATGTVQSEFEQLDLFAEPDNNDPEDDENKSYVPCLWEDIYKKKIE, translated from the coding sequence ATGCCAGAAAAAATTATAAAATCCGCTGATCGTGTAAAAGACATTGGTGAGGTATTTACACCTAAAAAGATCGTAGATTTTATGCTTGATCAGCCTGAAATACAAGAGAAAGTTAATTCTTTGACGGCTACTTTTTTAGAGCCTTCAGCAGGCGAAGGAGCGTTCTTAGTTGAATTACTTAAGCGTAAATTATCCTTTGTTACAGAGCAGAGTAAGGATATGAAAAAAATGCAAATTAATTTTTTGCGAGCTCTATCCACTCTATATGGTATTGAACTCATGCAAGATAATGTTGAAATGCTAGTTATAAACATGGTAAATACCTTCAGGGATGTTTATTTCAATACTTTTAGTCATGAAGATCAAGATCAAAAAGTTTTAAAAAGTGCAAATGTAATTATCTCTGCAAATATGGCGCAAGGAAATGCTTTGACTCGTAAAACCAATACTGGAGAGCCAATCATTTTTAGTGAATGGAAGCCACTTCCTAAAGGTAAAGTTCAAAGAACTGAGTACACTTTTGATTCAATTGTTGAAGGCGGAAATGCGACAGGAACTGTCCAATCTGAATTTGAACAACTAGATTTGTTTGCTGAACCAGATAATAATGATCCTGAAGATGATGAAAACAAAAGTTATGTTCCATGTTTGTGGGAAGATATTTATAAGAAGAAAATAGAATAA
- a CDS encoding DNA adenine methylase, whose protein sequence is MPMTKSPLRYPGGKSQLSSYVEHLLKINDINNTYIEPFAGGFGVGLELLYSNSINNVVLNDLDPSIYSIWNYILNDTTHFLDLIKATPVTIEEWSRQKAIKNDNSVNEYSIEKAFASFFLNRTNISGIINGGPIGGKNQNSKYKIDCRFNKEKLIKKIKKISSYNSRIKLTNLDANDFILREIPKYDEKSTFIFLIRHIINKEKICIYHLFMLMNMKGLLTI, encoded by the coding sequence ATGCCAATGACTAAATCACCATTGAGATATCCAGGAGGAAAGAGTCAGTTAAGTAGCTATGTAGAACACTTGTTAAAAATAAATGATATCAATAACACATATATCGAACCATTTGCTGGTGGTTTTGGTGTAGGACTAGAATTACTATATAGCAATTCAATTAATAATGTAGTATTAAATGACCTGGATCCTAGTATATATTCTATATGGAATTACATTCTTAATGATACTACTCATTTTTTAGATTTGATCAAGGCAACGCCTGTAACTATAGAAGAATGGAGTAGGCAGAAAGCTATAAAAAATGATAATTCAGTGAATGAATATTCAATAGAAAAGGCATTTGCTTCATTCTTTTTGAATCGTACAAATATAAGTGGAATTATTAATGGTGGTCCTATTGGAGGAAAAAATCAAAATAGCAAATATAAAATAGATTGTAGATTTAATAAAGAAAAGCTAATTAAAAAAATCAAAAAAATATCTTCATATAATTCACGTATTAAATTAACAAATTTAGATGCAAATGATTTTATTCTTCGTGAAATTCCAAAATATGATGAAAAATCTACATTTATTTTTTTGATCCGCCATATTATAAACAAGGAAAAAATTTGTATCTATCATTTGTTCATGCTGATGAACATGAAAGGCTTGCTAACAATATAA
- a CDS encoding AAA family ATPase — protein sequence MWIKDLNIKDYRAFQKETNIELSKHLTAIAGMNGVGKSTILAILTNVGELPKKYKTIGGSLFRGEFSDVIMYDAGYDKPGDKVIIHFCGLPENKNKYNVTNKIGFRASIHKSKRKKNTYTKIKDKNETYKKKTRDITYYRYRLIPKKSEEHNNEKKVIWPSLYLGLSRLAPLGEYDTAVAKKVPESIIKKMTKIHAEILSEKYDPNIDFVNLDVGSQHLKADIKTELYGFKSNSSGQDNVGQIIEAIISFELLKKELENEYQGGILAIDEIDATLHPAAQYKLMDWLLEQSKKLDLQIVFTTHSLNLLNHLNRLQKHNPNDVLTNYLYTSVETPGNIKLRINPSKEFLENNLQETYSKLQIEKKKIKVLSGDKVAIWLLKKLINVYEEQSSVLKTSLEFIDINFSWTQLIQLRDQDSGNFKNYIFMLDPDMNPQNTPDDNLAQYIRDNNVSFSVNTSTDNVFTLPGNYAIEKELWLFLNKIDPNDSLF from the coding sequence ATGTGGATAAAGGACTTAAATATAAAAGATTATCGTGCATTTCAAAAGGAGACTAATATTGAATTAAGCAAACACTTAACTGCTATAGCTGGTATGAACGGTGTGGGAAAATCAACAATTTTAGCAATTTTAACTAATGTAGGTGAATTGCCCAAAAAATATAAAACAATTGGTGGATCATTATTTCGTGGTGAATTTAGTGATGTAATTATGTATGATGCTGGTTATGATAAACCAGGAGATAAAGTGATAATACATTTTTGTGGATTACCTGAAAATAAAAATAAATATAATGTTACTAATAAAATTGGATTTCGAGCATCTATACATAAATCTAAACGTAAGAAGAATACGTATACAAAAATAAAAGATAAAAACGAAACTTATAAAAAGAAAACAAGAGATATTACTTACTATAGATATAGACTAATACCTAAAAAAAGTGAAGAGCATAATAACGAGAAAAAAGTAATTTGGCCATCTCTATATTTAGGTTTATCTAGATTAGCTCCGTTAGGTGAGTATGATACTGCAGTGGCAAAAAAGGTTCCAGAAAGTATTATTAAGAAGATGACTAAAATACATGCAGAAATTTTATCTGAAAAATATGATCCTAATATAGATTTTGTTAATTTAGACGTTGGTTCACAACACCTAAAGGCAGATATTAAAACTGAATTGTACGGTTTCAAGTCAAATTCTAGTGGTCAAGATAACGTTGGGCAGATAATTGAAGCAATAATATCCTTTGAGTTATTAAAGAAAGAGTTAGAAAATGAATATCAAGGTGGAATTTTAGCCATAGACGAAATAGATGCGACATTGCATCCAGCTGCTCAATATAAATTAATGGATTGGCTTTTAGAACAATCAAAAAAATTAGATTTACAAATAGTTTTTACTACACATAGTTTAAATTTGTTAAATCATTTAAATAGATTACAAAAACATAACCCCAATGATGTGTTAACTAATTATCTATATACTTCTGTCGAAACACCTGGAAATATTAAATTAAGAATAAATCCTAGTAAGGAATTCTTAGAAAATAATTTGCAGGAAACGTATTCAAAATTGCAAATAGAAAAGAAGAAGATAAAGGTTTTAAGTGGGGATAAAGTTGCTATTTGGCTATTAAAAAAGCTGATTAATGTTTATGAGGAGCAAAGTTCTGTATTAAAAACGTCTCTTGAATTTATTGATATAAATTTTTCATGGACACAATTAATTCAATTACGTGATCAGGATTCTGGTAATTTTAAAAATTACATCTTTATGTTAGATCCAGATATGAATCCTCAAAATACACCTGATGATAATTTAGCCCAGTATATTCGTGATAATAATGTTAGTTTTAGTGTAAATACTAGTACGGATAATGTTTTTACTTTACCAGGAAATTATGCAATTGAAAAAGAATTGTGGTTATTTTTGAATAAAATTGATCCAAATGATTCACTTTTTTGA
- a CDS encoding Eco57I restriction-modification methylase domain-containing protein, with translation MKSNFEFLNKNELTQQYFVRSNQAEQSYAIGIYPSVLIMVRTIAENIAKDVADQNFMDVEHSTFNDILNRLKTGAYIDKFAVDLFYAIKGPGNVAAHTLDGASKEEALNSLKNLYSLFVWFVGSYYDEKIDITAFTEPKKEDNLYQTTSYSSNAEKNLIYIQTADNSKGQFPAYIGSQKVGKTGVGDLAEDNSDNSLYLRDWATKRINQYMNTSGVPFKLEWAELAYRKSDGWWFSDHDVHRVLERSGIKHSDNLTGDEWFKTDLETTKRAIKAVKENKDSISITDKDKADNQIVLRPEQQAAVDKTKAGFKTSKKMLWNAKMRFGKTLTALKLIKEEKYQKVLIMTHRPVVNDGWFDDFNKIGMPDAGYIYGSKTKGYKSVKSLEKEDKSYIYFASIQDLAGSEIAGGKVSDKNRDLFGIDWDLVIVDEAHEGTQTELTQNVLDLVLKKNTKELDLSGTPFNILFDFDEDHVYTWDYTMEQEAKQNWYEEHPGVKNPYESLPKVSMFTFEMNKNFSDPRFNDINLGKPTFNFKEFFRTDKDGKFVYESDVNRFLDNISNPGKNNYPFSTRQFRRNLRHTLWIMPGIKEANALEDLLNQHPVFGKEYRILNVVRGDKSDELLGTDNDAEAENKQIAKADKEGLNTITLTVRKLTTGATIPEWTGVLFLSNISSAMQYLQAAFRAQTPYSSPEFGKKENCYIFDFAPDRALNIMAESTSLATGVGKIQTKEQRERMAKLMNFLPILGEANQGMKPFKVDTLLSHIKRAYAERAVRTGFDDDSIYSDQLLLIKEDDLEQFNNLKGIIGTTKKEKAPSKFDVNHQGLDEGEYDTAEKARKKKKRERTQAEQDAIDKVNELKKQRRTMISILRGISIRIPLMIYGMDIKFDEEVSINKFVNNIDDVSWKEFMPKGITKELFKQFIKYYDADVFIEAGKIIRQRVKDLDKVDPLDRVDKLAEIFATFRNPDKETVLTPWRVVNMHLGKTIGGLSFYDADFKSSYEDGKAVRRWIDTEYTNKVLNRDAHILEINAKTGLYPLYAATSIYWCEFQKMNEETAGKFNFEDEILLWQKILRENIFVVAKTPMAKEITIRTLTGYHSDWISDVSAVYVENIVEDSKASVSKEADKIEGMFGNMKFDVVIGNPPYQEPTNKKTVSGQQPVQNIFQYFQELADNMGVKYSSLIYPGKRWIHQSGKGLRKFGYDLINDPHLARLILFEDSNQVFSDVSIPDGISIVFKDYQKDTTSFDYDYISKDGSVFREISVKAPGKKLLIVDPRDMKIANQIDSFVFKNNLDYINNSSVLNRSLFKIESNFVENNPSLVRPLSKDSKIDHSTEIKLFTNDKSGKSGRAKWFITKRSVISSHQELIDEYQVVVSSANAGGQKRDNQIQIIDNNSAFGRSRVALKSFKTEKEASNFIKYANSYFIKFAFLLTDESLTSLGKEVPDLLDYSDDNKFVDYSNSIDNQLFKLFNFNANQINYVINRVNSVRR, from the coding sequence ATGAAAAGTAATTTTGAATTTTTAAACAAAAACGAATTAACACAGCAATATTTTGTTAGATCAAATCAAGCAGAACAAAGTTATGCGATTGGAATATATCCTAGTGTCTTAATTATGGTTAGAACCATCGCTGAAAATATTGCAAAAGATGTTGCTGATCAAAATTTCATGGACGTTGAGCATTCTACCTTTAATGATATTCTCAATAGATTAAAAACTGGAGCATACATTGATAAATTTGCTGTGGATCTTTTCTATGCAATTAAAGGACCAGGAAATGTTGCAGCACATACTTTAGATGGTGCTTCTAAAGAAGAAGCGTTAAATTCACTAAAGAATTTATATTCATTGTTTGTTTGGTTTGTCGGTTCATATTATGATGAAAAAATAGATATAACTGCTTTTACTGAACCTAAAAAGGAAGATAATTTATATCAAACAACAAGTTATTCAAGTAATGCTGAAAAGAATTTAATTTATATTCAAACAGCAGATAATTCTAAAGGTCAATTTCCAGCGTATATCGGCAGTCAGAAAGTTGGTAAAACCGGTGTTGGTGACTTAGCAGAAGATAATTCAGATAATAGTCTTTATTTACGAGATTGGGCTACTAAACGTATCAATCAATACATGAATACTTCAGGAGTCCCATTTAAATTAGAATGGGCGGAACTTGCTTATCGTAAATCTGATGGTTGGTGGTTTTCTGACCATGATGTTCATCGTGTTCTTGAAAGATCAGGAATAAAACATAGTGATAATTTAACTGGAGATGAATGGTTTAAGACTGATTTAGAAACCACTAAAAGAGCAATTAAAGCAGTTAAAGAAAATAAAGATAGCATTTCTATAACTGATAAAGATAAAGCAGATAACCAAATCGTTTTAAGACCAGAGCAACAAGCGGCAGTTGATAAGACTAAAGCTGGTTTTAAAACAAGTAAGAAGATGCTTTGGAATGCTAAGATGCGGTTTGGAAAAACTTTGACTGCCTTAAAGTTGATTAAAGAAGAAAAGTATCAAAAAGTTCTTATTATGACTCATCGTCCTGTTGTCAATGATGGGTGGTTTGATGATTTTAACAAAATAGGAATGCCTGATGCAGGATACATTTACGGATCTAAGACTAAGGGATATAAGAGTGTAAAATCACTTGAAAAAGAAGATAAATCATATATTTATTTCGCTAGTATCCAGGATTTAGCTGGTTCAGAAATAGCAGGTGGTAAAGTCTCTGATAAAAATAGAGACTTATTTGGCATTGATTGGGATTTAGTAATCGTAGATGAAGCTCATGAAGGTACGCAGACTGAATTAACTCAAAATGTCTTAGATTTAGTTCTTAAGAAGAATACTAAAGAACTTGATTTATCAGGAACTCCGTTTAATATTCTTTTTGACTTTGATGAAGATCATGTTTATACCTGGGACTACACCATGGAGCAAGAAGCTAAGCAGAATTGGTATGAGGAACATCCAGGTGTGAAGAACCCTTATGAAAGTCTACCTAAGGTTTCAATGTTTACTTTTGAAATGAATAAAAACTTTAGTGATCCCCGATTTAATGATATTAACTTAGGTAAACCGACTTTTAATTTCAAAGAGTTCTTTAGAACAGACAAGGATGGAAAGTTCGTTTACGAAAGTGATGTTAACCGATTTTTAGATAATATTTCTAATCCTGGGAAGAATAACTATCCATTCTCGACTAGACAATTTAGACGTAATTTACGTCATACATTGTGGATTATGCCAGGTATTAAAGAAGCAAATGCGCTAGAAGATTTATTAAATCAGCATCCCGTATTCGGAAAAGAATATAGAATTTTAAATGTTGTCAGAGGAGATAAGTCCGATGAACTTCTTGGAACTGACAATGATGCTGAAGCAGAAAATAAACAAATTGCAAAAGCTGATAAAGAAGGATTAAACACAATTACTCTAACTGTTAGAAAATTAACTACAGGTGCTACCATTCCTGAATGGACTGGAGTATTATTCTTATCAAACATTAGTAGTGCCATGCAATACTTGCAAGCAGCTTTTAGAGCTCAAACACCATATAGTTCACCAGAATTTGGTAAGAAGGAAAACTGTTATATCTTTGATTTTGCACCAGATCGTGCTTTAAATATTATGGCTGAGTCAACTAGTTTAGCTACTGGTGTAGGTAAGATTCAGACTAAAGAACAACGAGAAAGAATGGCTAAATTGATGAACTTCTTGCCTATCTTAGGTGAAGCAAATCAAGGGATGAAACCATTTAAAGTTGATACCTTGCTTAGTCATATTAAGCGTGCATATGCTGAAAGAGCAGTTAGAACCGGCTTTGATGATGATTCAATTTATAGTGATCAATTATTGCTAATTAAGGAAGATGACTTAGAGCAATTTAATAATTTAAAAGGAATCATTGGTACTACCAAGAAAGAAAAAGCTCCATCTAAATTTGATGTTAATCATCAAGGGTTAGATGAAGGAGAATATGATACTGCGGAAAAGGCTCGTAAGAAAAAGAAGCGCGAAAGAACTCAAGCAGAACAAGATGCGATTGATAAAGTTAACGAATTGAAGAAACAACGTCGCACTATGATTTCAATTCTTAGGGGAATCTCTATTAGAATTCCATTGATGATTTATGGAATGGATATCAAGTTTGATGAAGAGGTATCTATCAATAAGTTTGTTAATAATATTGATGATGTTTCTTGGAAAGAATTCATGCCTAAGGGTATTACTAAGGAATTGTTCAAGCAGTTTATTAAGTACTATGATGCAGATGTCTTTATTGAAGCTGGTAAAATAATTCGTCAGCGCGTTAAAGATTTAGATAAAGTTGATCCACTAGATAGAGTAGATAAACTAGCAGAGATTTTCGCTACTTTTAGGAATCCAGATAAGGAAACTGTATTAACTCCTTGGCGTGTTGTTAATATGCACTTAGGCAAGACTATTGGTGGTTTATCATTTTATGATGCAGATTTTAAATCATCTTATGAAGATGGAAAAGCCGTTAGAAGATGGATTGATACTGAATACACGAATAAGGTATTAAATCGCGATGCTCATATTTTAGAAATTAATGCCAAGACTGGGCTTTATCCTTTGTATGCGGCAACTTCAATCTATTGGTGTGAATTCCAAAAGATGAATGAAGAAACAGCGGGAAAGTTCAACTTTGAAGATGAGATATTGCTTTGGCAAAAAATTTTAAGAGAGAATATCTTTGTGGTTGCAAAAACACCAATGGCTAAAGAAATTACAATTAGAACATTAACTGGATATCATTCTGATTGGATTAGTGATGTGAGCGCGGTCTATGTAGAAAATATTGTTGAAGATTCGAAGGCTAGTGTAAGTAAAGAAGCTGATAAGATTGAAGGGATGTTTGGAAATATGAAGTTTGATGTAGTCATTGGTAATCCACCTTATCAAGAACCAACTAATAAAAAGACGGTTTCTGGTCAACAACCTGTTCAAAATATTTTTCAGTATTTCCAAGAATTGGCTGATAATATGGGGGTAAAATATTCTTCACTTATTTATCCTGGTAAAAGATGGATACATCAATCCGGAAAAGGATTAAGAAAATTTGGATACGATTTAATTAATGATCCTCATTTAGCAAGACTTATTTTGTTTGAAGATTCTAATCAAGTATTTAGTGATGTAAGCATTCCAGACGGTATTAGTATAGTTTTTAAAGATTATCAAAAGGATACCACATCTTTTGACTATGATTATATTTCTAAGGATGGCAGTGTATTTAGAGAGATATCTGTAAAAGCTCCAGGGAAGAAATTATTAATAGTAGATCCTCGAGATATGAAAATAGCTAATCAAATAGATTCTTTTGTTTTTAAAAATAATTTAGACTACATTAATAATAGTTCGGTGCTTAATAGATCGTTGTTTAAAATTGAAAGTAATTTTGTAGAAAATAATCCTTCATTGGTGAGACCTTTAAGTAAGGATAGTAAAATTGATCATTCTACAGAAATCAAGCTGTTTACTAACGACAAATCAGGAAAAAGTGGTCGTGCCAAGTGGTTTATCACAAAACGTTCTGTAATATCATCTCATCAAGAGTTAATTGATGAATATCAGGTGGTAGTATCTAGTGCAAACGCTGGTGGACAAAAACGTGATAACCAAATTCAAATTATTGATAATAACTCTGCTTTTGGGCGTTCTAGGGTAGCTCTTAAATCTTTTAAGACAGAAAAAGAAGCAAGCAACTTTATAAAATATGCTAATAGTTATTTTATAAAGTTTGCATTTTTATTAACTGATGAATCTTTAACATCATTAGGGAAAGAAGTTCCAGATTTGTTGGATTATTCTGATGATAACAAATTTGTTGATTATTCTAATTCTATAGATAATCAATTATTTAAACTGTTTAATTTTAATGCTAATCAAATTAACTATGTGATAAATCGAGTGAATAGTGTAAGGAGATAA
- a CDS encoding NADPH-dependent oxidoreductase has protein sequence MIHNKTIDAQLNHRSIRKFKDITLNKEQLETLYSVFAQTPTSMFMQNASLVHIIDPEQKKKIRELCNQKYVGAEGDLFIFVVDLYRNQQIRKQLGKDDGRVHTIDIFFQAMEDTLLAYQNVANAVESMDLGYVPLGTVNDHPLEMLKTLDLPELTFPVLGMQVGVPDQKPQLKPRLPLKFICFEGKYDKDFNVKDLKDYDQVVTTYYDLRDSNRRIDSFTKQITGAKLDNHETDRDELPEELHKQGLCLDWK, from the coding sequence ATGATACATAATAAAACTATTGATGCACAATTAAATCACCGTTCAATTCGTAAATTTAAAGATATAACTTTAAATAAAGAACAATTAGAAACTTTATATTCAGTTTTTGCACAAACTCCAACTAGTATGTTTATGCAAAATGCTAGCTTGGTACATATTATTGATCCTGAGCAGAAGAAAAAGATTAGAGAATTATGTAATCAAAAATATGTCGGTGCAGAAGGTGATTTATTCATCTTTGTAGTTGATTTATATCGTAATCAACAAATTAGAAAGCAACTTGGTAAAGATGATGGACGAGTTCACACCATCGATATCTTTTTCCAAGCGATGGAAGATACCTTGCTCGCTTACCAAAATGTTGCTAATGCCGTAGAAAGTATGGATTTGGGTTACGTACCACTTGGAACAGTTAATGATCATCCGCTTGAAATGCTTAAGACGCTTGATTTGCCTGAATTGACTTTTCCAGTATTAGGGATGCAAGTGGGTGTGCCTGATCAAAAACCACAATTGAAGCCACGTTTACCCTTAAAGTTCATCTGTTTTGAAGGTAAATATGATAAGGACTTCAATGTGAAAGATTTGAAAGATTATGATCAAGTAGTTACTACTTATTATGATTTGCGTGATTCTAATCGTCGGATTGATTCATTTACTAAGCAAATCACCGGTGCTAAGCTTGATAATCATGAAACTGATCGTGATGAATTACCAGAAGAACTTCATAAGCAAGGTTTGTGCTTAGACTGGAAGTAA